Genomic DNA from Pedosphaera parvula Ellin514:
CCGCTGCCTCGTTGGAAGGAATAACACGCACCGATATTGAGGATTTTCATAAGAAATGGTTTTTCCCAAGTAATTTCGTCGTGGCGGCCAGCGGGGATTTTGATCGCGATGCGATGATCCAGAAATTGGAAAAGCTTTTTGCAAACTGGCCCTATCAAGGCGAGAAGCCACCGGCCATTCCCACCAACACCGTTTTTGCCAAACCTGGAGTTTACCTGGTGAACAAGGACGTGAATCAAGGCCGCGTGTCGATGATGCTGCCCGGCATCCTGCGGGACAATCCGGATTATTTCAGCGTTCTCATCATGAATGACATTCTTGGCGGCGGCGGTTTCACCTCACGCATCATGAACAGTGTCCGCTCTGATGAAGGTCTGGCTTACTCGGCTTATTCAAGCTTTCCTGGCGGTGTGTATTATCCATCCACTTTCAGTTCAGGGTTTCAATCGAAGTCACGTACGGTGGCCTATGCGAGTTCGATAGTATTGCGCGAAATCAAAAAGATGACTGATACGCCGCCAACCGATCCGGAACTGAGCATTTCGAAAAGCGGCTTTATCGATCGCTTTCCCCATCAGTTCGCGACGAAGGGACAGGTTGCAAACATTTTCGCACAGGATGAGTTCACCGGACGGTATGCCAAGGACCCCACGTTCTGGGAAAAATTTCGTGACCGCATCAACGCCGTCACGGCCGGTGACGCGCAACGGGTGGCACAGAAGTATCTAAAGTCGGACCAGATGGTAATTCTCGTCGTGGGACAGAAAGACGACATCATGCTGTCATTGCCCGATCACCCGATGACGCTAAAGCAACTCACTGCGGGCCCGGTAACCGAAGTGCCCTTGCGCGATCCGCTCACAATGAAGCCGATTTCCGATGCGCAAAAACCGGCAGCTCAGTAGTAAAAGAACTCGCAGACTTATCCGGCCCGGAGCTTTCGTAGCGCACGACTTCGCCAGATCACATAAATGGCTGGATAGATCAGCAGCTCCAGCATTGCTGAGGTGATCACACCACCGATCATGGGGGCGGCAATTCGTTTCATTACATCAGCTCCAGCCTGAGTAGCCGGTGACCACATGATCGGGAGCAATCCAAACAGGATGGCGCACACAGTCATGACCTTGGGACGAATACGCTGAACAGCACCTTCCCGGACTGCTTCTTCCAAATCCTTAACTGATTTCATTCGCCCGGTGGCCTTGAATTTTTCCCAGGCCTGATCAAGATATAGCAACATCACCACTCCGGTCTCCGCATCCAGCCCGGCCAGCGCTATTAAACCCACCCAGACTGCGACACTCATATTGTAGCCCAGGAGATAGACGAGGAGGAACGCACCCACGAGTGAGAAGGGGACAGCCAAAAGAACGATCAGTGTTTTTACCAGGGATTTTGTGTTGAGGTAGATGAGCACAAAGATGATCAACGCAGTAAAAGGGATCACAATCATCAGTCGCTTTTCGGCGCTCTGCAGATATTCAAACTGTCCACCCCATTGAAAGTAAAATCCTGGCGGAAATTTTACCTGCTCATTTATTCTCCGGCTCGCCTGTTGGACGTATCCACTAATGTCGTCCGTGGTTATATCCACGAAGACAAAACCAACCAACTGCCCATTCTCATTGCGAATGGATGGCGGACCCGTCTTGTAACTGATATCAGCCAGCATTGAAATGGGGATGTGCGAAATTATTTGGCTTTTGACATTGCCTTCTTTGGATGCGGTGGCAGTGGTGGGAATGGGAACCAGGACGCGCTTTAAAGCGTCAAGATCTTCGCGGAAATCACGCGCGTAGCGCACATTCACCGGGTAACGCTCACGTCCTTCCACAGTGGTCGTAATAGTCTTGCCTCCAATCGCCGTCTCGATGATGTCATTCACCTCACCGACAGTCAGTCCATAACGTGCGGCTGCCTCCCGATTCACGATGAAGTCAAGGAAGTAGCCGCCTGTCGTTCTCTCTGCGAAGGCGCTGCGAGTATCAGGAAAATTTGCCAGGGCTCTTTCAATCTGCACTCCGAGCTTTTGAATTTCCCCGAGGTCTGGTCCAAAGACCTTGATCCCCAACACCGAACGAAACCCCGTGGTGAGCATTTCGGTCCTCGTTTGGATGGGCATCCAAATAATGTTCGCCATGCCTGGCGTTTTAATTTGATTTATCTGCTCCACGATCTTCTCCCAGGTCATTCCCGCACGCCACTGGCTGGCGGGCTTCAGGGTTATCACGGTTTCGAACATCGACAGTGGAGCTGGATCGGTCGGGGTATCCGCTTGACCCGCCTTGCCAAAGACAGTGTCCACCTCCGGTATTTCCTTCAGTCTACGGTCCTGGATCTGCAGAATCCTCGTTGCTTCCCCGATGGAAATTCCGGGAACGGCTGTGGGCATGTAAAGGATG
This window encodes:
- a CDS encoding M16 family metallopeptidase; amino-acid sequence: MKVNKSCVGFVRIAIALGLLAGAEQVTTAQNSADGKSAGIPARPELLKFPPLKYEPPVAAKYRVQLKSGPVAYVVPDKELPLVNIVVYVHTGNYLVPKGKEGLGELTGYLIARGGTKNMAAEALEERLALLAAQLNSGIGDNQGSVSLNLLSKDLDEGMGILRDVLTEPRFQDNKIALRKQQELQAMKQRNDESEAIEAREAGFLATGESFWANQYSTAASLEGITRTDIEDFHKKWFFPSNFVVAASGDFDRDAMIQKLEKLFANWPYQGEKPPAIPTNTVFAKPGVYLVNKDVNQGRVSMMLPGILRDNPDYFSVLIMNDILGGGGFTSRIMNSVRSDEGLAYSAYSSFPGGVYYPSTFSSGFQSKSRTVAYASSIVLREIKKMTDTPPTDPELSISKSGFIDRFPHQFATKGQVANIFAQDEFTGRYAKDPTFWEKFRDRINAVTAGDAQRVAQKYLKSDQMVILVVGQKDDIMLSLPDHPMTLKQLTAGPVTEVPLRDPLTMKPISDAQKPAAQ